The Dermacentor variabilis isolate Ectoservices chromosome 4, ASM5094787v1, whole genome shotgun sequence genome contains the following window.
CGTCTTCCTTCCGTTCCTAAATCAGAGCAGTTGCCTTATTTTGCTGGACTGCGTTTTTGTTGGGTTTTACTTACGACGAAGTTGCTACATCACACGACAGCAAACGAAAAGGAAATAATTAACCAGCCACTTTTGTGCGCCTGAAAGTCACAAATGCTGTAGCTTCGCGGTTGAGTATCCTTCGACAAAAAAATATGCGGCTTCCGTTGTCACAGTCACGACCTGATTGTCGCGTGGCAGAGCTCGGACGGAACGCATATTCAAAATGTACGAGGCACACGGCTGGTTATATTTACGTGCAGGTTACAACACACCAGTTCACTCGCTAGTGCGAGTGAATTTAGTGTGTTATGTATACtccgaagcccctgcaatttcaatttatttatttttatttaagtgCCTTGAAAGAAAATGGTGCCTTTAGGTGACGCTGTCTTCCCCTTTTCACActgcaaaacagaaagaaaatcaCGAAAAGGAATCCAAGAACACGCACATGTACAGTCCCGCGAGCACCGAGGCAGACACGAAAGCATGTGTCACATGTGTTGCGACTTCTTCCACGGAAAGAGGCAAAGTCATCATCATTTCATCTGCTCCTTGTTCTTGTGCAGTTCTTACATCTGGTCTTCACAGTTCCATACCTTTAGTAAAATCTTCATCGCACGTAGGTCACGAAAGTGCTCTTGAAATACCTCACGTCGACATGTCTTGGGAACCGTGTgaagactcggtgcgaaccttccaccctgtgcgaaactgtgctctctctctcctctctctctcttcatccccgaCCTTCTTCCTCAGTTCAGGTTAGCAAACAagaaatgcgtctggttaacctccctgtctatcctgtacgctctctctctctctctctctctctctctctctctctctctctctctctctctctctctctctctctctctctctctctcatcgcacGTAGAAGGCGCACATATCGCACATACAAGGtacaccagactgcacagactaaaccctgcGCTGCAattcagacctccggccggactacaccgacgcgaagcgtctcctGTGCCGGTTGTGGccgggagttgccttcacgaaagcttattcagcactaattggaatggctgataccTGCAtctgatgtttgcggatgcgaggagaacattgaccacttattgtgccactgtcctcaatttgatGCACAAAGGCAATCTTTGTCGAACACTTTGAGGAAACTacatgatcgtcctctgagtgaaccgACAGTACTAGAACACTGTCCCCACCGATAattggctcagaaggcagtgaaggcgctTATGTGCTTTGTGAGAATGTCCGGTTcgtacgagcggctttgactcaagtactgtccgtgcacgtctctataccaAGAACACAGTCACAGGTTATAaccctccccctctctctatctctctctcccttctctctgtTCTCCTTCTCCCTTCCGCCAGCGTAGGGAGCCAActggactcttgactggttaacatctctgccttccgtgtatccctcccctctctctctctctctctctctctcttcgccagAAATGTCTGTCTGGCTCGGTCGAGGCATATGGATAGCGGGAGGGACTTCTGTGTAGAGGTCCATCAGAACGTATCTACAGTTCCACGAGCATATAAACATGACACCACTGCTTAATGCACACAAATACGGAATTCCAGAGGCACAAAGTTGTGGCATCACTTAAGCACAtatagaaactaaagaaagagagagaacgcaAGGAGAGGAGATCCAGGAAGGTGAACCAAAAGAGCATATCGACAACATATCCTTGCGATGCCACGCCAATTCGGCCCacccgaccacccagcggcgcaTGTGCATAGTATTGACATTAtaaaagaatgtgattgcagtttcgagagaaataatgaccaccgttcaagacaataaatgagtgtgcgtaccctttgtcacgatgaccacccatcaagacaataaatgagttcgctcCTTTATTCAAAATTAAATGTCACCTCCGTGtcctgtgctaaacagcttcgctggtaaaccaccttcacagaatggaatgattcatgatttttttttattgttcactTAAACACTCTGTATATCTTGGCTGATTTTTTTACAAATTTCTGGGTGCGGCTTTTACATGTGTGTGGCCATTACACGAGTATGTACGATATATACCAACACATGACAtgtgaaaacaaaaaataagTGCATCAAAACCAAGAAAGAGCCCATGTATCAAATAAAGATTCAATCTTCGTTGTCGGTCACCTTCAGTCACAGAAACCGTACGTTATAGCATTGCGCGCCGCAAGCAagctttgcttcttcttcttctcggaAAGAAACCGAGGGCACAATTTGGCACACGTCTGTATAAATCTGCCTCCCGAAGATTGCTCCAAGAGTTCCGATTTCCGATTTATTCTTTAAATTTGCTATGATGCTCACACTCTCAAAGTCTGGATAGGTTGAAATGAAACGTTAGGCTCACTGGATGGCTGGCCTGTTTGCAGTTGTACATATATGTCCGATCAGCTAAGTATGCCTACTCTAACAACTTGAGCGCCTCATAAAATAattaaattccggggttttacgtgccaaaaccacgatatgcttatgagacacgccgtagttggagacgccgaattaattttgaccacctggagttccctAACGTGCATCAAACGCtcggtacacgggtgcttttgcattttgcctccatccaaatatggccgccgcggtcgggatttgatcccgcgccctcgggcatagaagcgcagcgccaaagccactacgccaccatggcgggtagGAGCGTCCCATGAATGACGTAAATGTGCAGCCTTCCATTGGATTTCTACTTGGTCTATCTTGATAGCATTCTAGTTTTGAAAAGACATTTCAACAAGCGACCTCAAACCTACCACAGgtttttctctttctccctctctctctcacgtgTGCTGACTTTAACCTTAACTCGAAAAAGTACGGTCTCTTCCGCCGAAAGTGGTTACCTCGCGCACGTGACATTGACGGACGGAATCAAAATGGGGCCAGCGAAGAAAGGGTGCCTAAGGAATTGGCCTCGGCGGGGAAACCAGTGCTGTGTGACGTGTGTCTGGGGCTTTGTTCATACTGCCAGCAAACCACCAGTAATTTTGCTGACGAGGTTAAGCTTTTACAGGCACTACCTAACAGAATCAGAATTCCCGAGCGAACAGAGCACGCAGCTAGGGCATTTTGAATGACTAAAGAAGTTCAATAGTTCCCTTTTCGCCTGCCATCGTCTATACCCACTCGGCTTCTCAGTGAAGCTGTATCTCACCTAACTGGTCTTCCGCGATGTGAATGAAACCGACTCAGTCACTTGTGACTGGACGTTTATTTCCCCACTGCGTATACTTATCGTTTCCGCTGCAGTTATAATTTTTAAGCTTGTCCCATTATTTTTAAAGGCTAAGAACTCGGGCTAACTACGTCCACGTTTACCTCTGGATAAATATTAAGAAATTATGACAAAATATACGCAATGATTTCCGTCCAATTAAAAAATATACATTAAAGCCCGTCGTCACAAAGATTACCAAAACACTAAAGCGGCGGGTATACCTCTTACATTCGCGCATGGTCTCAgatctttttttattcttatttcttGAAATCAGTTTAGCCATTCGGTGACTCGATATTTAGTCTGCattcttctttcttattcttcGCGCAGGCGACTTCGTTCCCCGATGGACGGCGCGAGTGGCTCCAACTGGATGGACATCGGCGACCACGAAGCGGGCGGTCCGTTCTCGTCGGCCGCGGTGACGGCGTCGGTGTCGGGCTCGTCGCTGTCGACCAGCTCGACGCCGTCACCGTACCTGTACCACGGCGGCCGCGTGCTCTACACCACGTCCACCCTGACACCCGAGGCGGCCCGGTCGCAGTACTACGCCGCTTACGACCCCATGACGGGGCTTCGCATCGCAGCCACCCTCGGTGCCATCATCACGCTCTTCACACTTTTCCTCATCTACAAGAGCAAGTGCCGGCCTGCCAAGCCCACGGAGCCCCAGGAAGGCGTCTAGCAGGCGATAACGGGAGAGGTGGAGGGAGGAGGTAGCCCATGTGGTCACCGCCCCACAGGCACACACCTGCAGAGTAATAACGCTCACGTACCGGGTCCCTTCAGAGTACTTCGCACCAATAAGCGCGGGTTACAGTCGACTGCACATTTTTCGTTTTAGAACGCCAAAAGTTCCCAAGAGTGAGTCGCACTTCACTACACCTAAGCCCGGTCAGCTCAATGAGCTCCTTAATGCATCACGAATGCACCACGGCTACGAATGAGCCTTGGTCACACCAGAACATTCTGGGAGGACCTGGCGAGTCTGGTACCTGCTATCTTACGCGGTAGAGCTACATGAAAAATCATGCTCTTTCTTGTTTCGATACAGAAGTAAGAGTTGGGTCTCACCTAACTCTTCTTCTTGATCGCGAGTTTTCCTGAACACGTAACCgagacttttcttttttattccttttgtttAATGAACCTTACGCGAATAGTGGAGTCATCTGTGCCCTAAATAAATAGCCGACGTGCTAGATACGTCTTTCTTCATTTAATTTATCCTTTTGCTCGGCCTTACGAAACTCCCAGACATACGTTCATGCCTGTAGCGCGCTCGCAGTTTATAGACATCCAGGCGTGCCGCCCTGCATATTAGCACCATAACGTGTGCGAAAATTCTGCGGAGCATACGAAAGGTAAAATTATGCAAGTAGTTTTGTAACCAGGTACTGACTTGGACCTCTGAAGAGCGCAAGCTTCGGGTTCGGCTAATGTAAGAttcagaaagaaagcttatttTCGCTCGCAAACTTATCTCTGCTAAGAGCAAAGAGCAGAAATCCTGCGGAGCTCCGCGCTCACCCAGCAAACAATGTGGTCAGTCTTTATAACTGGTGCCGAGCGCACGTGTTTAAGATTGGCagcactttttttatttcttttgtgtatCTCTTTACAAATGTTACTGTCATAAAGAAGGTCCTCATTTCATTGGCGTAGACGGACAACCTTTGATTCTTGCTGTTGTCAAGACACCATTTGTGCCACCTATTTGGCCACACATGACAGACCTGTGCATATTTCCAGCTGGTTCGCCGAACACTGAGACAGACTCCGCCTATGCGCCACTATCCGAATTACAAAATGTTGCCTCAACTAGAAGCTTAgcgttgtttttaatttatacgTCAAGCCAGATTTTGTTTGTGTGCCCACGTTCAAGCAGCGAATTTCGTGGAGGAAAAGTCGGAGGCGGTGACTAGACGCTACCAGTTTGGGACAAGGGTTCACAGTCCACGCGTGACGTGGAAAACCTATAATGTACTCGCAGCATAAGCAGACACTGGGTGCAGCGTACGCTGAATCGTGCggtgattatttcagtcttacgCAATGTGCCACGGCCTCAAGGAGTGCTACTTTTCACAGCAGTTGCAATTGGCCGTCTAAGTTTTACGTACACGCACTCACAAAAGCTTTCCGAATAAGAAAGCTAGAACGAAATTCAAATACTACGCAGCTGACGCATGTATCCCGGATCTGTGGCATGCTTCACGAACTCGAGTCTGGCACATGTGCCGTGTACCTCTTGTCCTGGCTGTACGCTTAAGCTGTGAAACATTTAAGCCACTCCACAAGGTTTATGCATTGTGAACGCTCTTGTGGGCAGATTTGCACCTCTGGGCTATGGGTATCGAGCTCAAGCCATCATTGTAGCCAGTCTATACTATTTAAGGCGTGGCTTGAGTTTTTACATCACATGGCAGTTGCAGAATTGTCGTTGCCTGCATGTACAGTGCTCAACAGCCTGCATAATCTGCGTTATATTCTTTATTTGCatagcaggggcgctataacgtgaaactattccaaacatttctattccaattctgcaatcagccttccgcgattggtcaaaaactttttgggccacccccacttcaactgtaggtcacgcgacatcacgaaaaccgcgatagctccccatctgatatgacgtgtacactctgattatgcatgatttgaccgaacaaaagaaaaatagttatttctgattcgaagccttttcggcactagccctcggctattggtcaaaagttttcgggcagcacccacttcacctgcctgtcacgagacgtcacaaaactgtaaaaactcaccgcgtcagagtgacgtgtacgcgtcaaagatgcattaatatgccgaacaaaactgaattttcttctgaataaccgctggatgccccgtttcgaaaggaataaaagatggctgctgtcgATCGCTGATGCTAGCAACTCGCACCTGTGGGAgagaatgggtttatttgcgtataatgaaacattttgcgtagccgtgtaacgttttcgagcactttcggaacgtttacgaccgcgttctgccaactcttctttggtgaggatccgttttagtgtcattcttaagcttccgttgcatgccgccgcgattgtcgaccagccaccgccagctaagtaagagaaagcggaccaatctcagacgccggcaccaccctcttcatccagttattgatattcagtgcagtggctcggccccatcgaatccctctccacttgagcgtgctcctcgcctcttgccatccaattagataagacaagcaagtgtaggcaatgttattcgtttttcaagcaaacaaaagtaacctcctatgaacgaggagagcgtttgattggtctgcttagacaaccctacgggtgaccgcccgatgcttgcgtcagcggttacgcaaatttgacgtcaggaaattggaatagaaacatattggaatagttttacgttatagggccccagtagtCGTCGAAGATCGGAGCTTGTGTTAAAAGCTCGGCTGAATTCATCTAAGGGTCTTCAAGCTGTGCGAAGATTTGATGTGCCTATTGTCTACAGCTCTGGTCTTCTGTCTGCCATTTTTCAAACCAATGCGGCTCTGAATGGTTTGTCAAAACATAGCTGATGGTTCCTTTCACAAAGCCAGAGCGTCTAAAGCCTATGTGCTAAATAATTCTGAGCGAGTCTTCATGGATTATTTAGTGCAAACGAAAATGGGAATTAAATAAAACGAGTTTGTTCTCGTTGGTTGTTATTAGAAACTTTCAGGTATATACGTTGTTCAAAAACCGCGTGCGTGTATACCTGAACGAACGTAATAGAACCATCTGGTAAAGCacttctaaacttttttcaaggagtCCTTTACACTTATAGTGTTCGTGTtcatctttttgtttctttcgatcGGTGAGGAATAGATCGCTGTGTTGCTGTCGGTGGAATTAATTAGGTTCTTCGGCACAATAGACTTTTGGTAGATTGCAGCTGCTGGATCTGAGATGTGCTCGTGATCAACAAACAGGAATCACCACAACGCTCATCCAGCATGAAGAAGCTTTTTGTTTTCTCACCCGAAGGTACAATTGAGCGATCTGGAAAGATGCTGCAGGGATCCGGTGGACCCACTTGATAAGATCGTTAAAGATCGCTTAGCAAAACAATATGTTCATTAATGCAAGCCGAACTTGCATTAATGTACTGTAATGCATCATGTACTCACTTTGTGCATAAGCACAATGTGAGTACGTAGTCTGTCGCACCCGTCAGACTCATTTACGTGCTCGTACGAACGCACAGGGGAACAATGCTGGAACCAGACTCATAAATCACTCGAGGAGAAATTTTTACTTAGAAAGCATTAACAGGCTTTACTGCGACAAGGTGTTGTCGGGAATCAGATGTCTTTGATGTTACTAAAAATAagtagaaaacatttatttgtgccGATGCTTACAATGATCGACCATTCTGGTTTCGCTATCGGTCTAGGCCATGATGAAAAATAGATTTCTGACTTGCTGAACCTGCATTGGCGTGCCACGTTTTATGCCAACGCGCAGTTTACGTCGCTTGCTCACACTGGTACACGTAGAACATCTGAAATAGCGTACGTGCACATTGGTCCTCCAACCACGTGATAGACTTGGCGGCAAGAGTAGTAATTGCTGGTTGATGCGACAAACAGACAGCAACAGACGCGGTTCTTCAGCAGACATTATAGAGATTTAGACTAGGGGCCGCAAGCGCTGGGGGCCCCAAACGCTTGCGTGCCCCTAATCTATTGAACGTTGTAGCCGTTGAACTTGTCGATTTCGTCAATGAAGCTCAAGATCCACCTCTGCTGAGCCAAACGGGTTGCTCGCGCTGACAGCAATTCAATGACAGTTGCGCATCTGGATACGCCGCCGACTATTCTTTAACCGCTTAACTGTCCATGACGAGTAAGTTCATCGTGAACTTGCCACAAGTTTTTCACGTGTGCATAGCAAGTGCAGTTAATTGCaattgtgataaataaataatccACAATGACTATTGCTATCGTGTTTTTAACAGGTATGTTAAAAATGCAAAAGACATTCCTGGGATCACACATTTTAGAAATAAATTAGTGCAAAATATGCAGGTTTATAAAAAATCTGCACTCCTAAAGAAAAGTCCAATTTGTCATGGCATGCAGTTAAGGGGCTAGCGCGAGCAGGCCTTTTACAAACTGAAATAGTACTCAGTGGCCGGCGTGGGCGCGTGTGCGACAAGGGTGCAAATCCAAAATACGTAAACTACTCACTTTCGTGACAACGTGATATAATGTGACCCACCGCGCAAAGCTCTGTGTGCTCATGTTTTCAGGCACGCTCAGGTGTACGCAAACCGGGCAACCACACTCGCGCACGCTCGCCGAGGGACCCGGTGCGAGGCGACGTGCTGCCCTCAAGCGCGGCCTGTTCCTTCCTCCCCGTGCCGCGTGACGTCAGAGGAACGCtcgtatgtgtgcgcgcgtgtgtgtgtggctgAGCGTGCTCTCCTCCGACTAAAAGTGTGTGATCGGTGTGCCACGTGTTTCAACGCACGCTCCCTGCATTCGCGATTGACGCGTGTGTGACCGCAATATTTGAGTGTATACGTGCTCGTCTGGACGAGTTGTTGTGCTGTTGTATACATACACGGCGTGGATGGCGACACTAGCAGACCGCGCCTTCTCAAAGCTCAGTTATTGGCTCGCTGAACCAAACGGTTCTTGTAACGTTGACTTCCGTGGCGATCAATTTACGGCTAtatcacccgccgcggtggcttagcggctatgctgttgcgcagctaagcacgaagtcgcgggatcaaatcgcggccgcggcggccgcatttccgtggttcgaaattcaaaaaaaaaaaaaaagcgcccgtGGTCCGTGCATTGGGCGCCCGTCATCCTCGACCTCGTAGTtaagcccaacaccgtagccactaagcaaacaccGCGGGTTAAGAATAATATAAAAtgatataaaaataaaattgtaagTGCTTTAGGCAACAGATTACGCACATATGAAATGGCGAAGGCAAGCTGACTTTAAGATTTCGTGCCAGGCCTTAAGGAATTAATTAATGAAATTCTTCAAGAAAACGGTTTCTATGCATGCTTGTGTTAGCTGAATGATTTCGTAGCGTTGCCGTATTGGCAACAACTTTTTACTTGACCAATCCTGCATAGCCGGCGAGAAGAACTGGAATGGCGTTTCGTAAGTACACCGCGTGCTGTAAACGAGAAGCAAATTGCGCAGAAGAGAGCTTCGATAGCGAGCTTAATGAAACTGACAGTTTACTTACTCAAGAGCGTCATCTTGATCTGATCGTCAGTCGTTTCACAGATATGTATTCACAAAACGATTACTTTAGCGAAGGATTAATTACGCGCCGCATCGTTCTTACCAGGTCTGCATCCTCTCTAAACAGCTTTGTAAAGAACGCTCTGTGGACTAAGTTTCGTAACTGTATAATGCGAAAATGTTGTTTCTGTGTTGCCGAAACTCTTTTTGTCGCTGTGTGAAAACAAAATGCATGGCCAAGTGCGTTTTCTGTCTGTGGAAGTGAAAGACAGTTTGGCGCTCTTTTAAAATTTTCAAAAGAAAGAACAACACGCGGCTCAACTTCAGGATCAGTTAAAAGGCTGCAACAACAGCAGCATGCCCTCCTCGGGGAAAAATTCGTTTCAGTTTGGCACCAGACTCTCGTCGCACCCACGTACCCACAATGCACTGCGGTCCTAATATTATCGACTCGGCGTCCTTGGCTTGCCTCGCATCGAGACCTCAGTTCCTAAAGAGTAATGTCCGCGCGGCCGTCCAAGCAAGAAGGCAGGTCAGTGACGCGCTTGCATTAGTAATCACCAGAGCTGAGTAAAAGAAACTGCGCCAATCACGCAAGCCTACAGAGCGAACTGGCATACTTATCCTTTCTAGATTACTACCGCGTACGGCAACGGCGCCTGGTGTTTCTAACTTTCTTTTTGCGGCAAGGATGAAACGGGAGAAAGAGAACAGAGGGATGGTTCCGATTTTATTATGCAAAATGCTAGACCGCCATTATCCGTCTTCGTCGCCATTCCTTCCACTTACATATACATATAACACCGCGGAGTCCGTAGAGTCAGCAAGCGTCTGTGGCTCCCTGACTTATCGATCTTTGCTCGTGTAGCCGCAAGGAATAAAACAAGTGAAAAGAGCACGGGAAAACTAACGCATTTTCCGTGGCTTATCTTTTCGATCGAGCGCACACTTTTATATTTAGTTTTAGTTTTTGTGCTCCCCAATAACCGCCGACTCCTAGATTCAGTATTCCTCGTTATAAATCCATGTACTGCATGTTTTACAACACGTGCTCGAACACGAAAAAAAGTACAGCGAGAGGAGGCAGTGCCACGGAAAGCGTACTAAGTACGGTTCATCACTTAAAAGCGCCAATAACCTTCCGAGTCGTTTACGGCACGCAGGAATTtaatggtctctctctctctctctctctctctctctctctctctctctctctctctctctctctctctctctctcttttcttttttttttttctgtgtgcagACTACGCTGATCTTATTACGCACCTCACTGCTGTAGGGAAGCGTTGTGCCGGATACCGAGCGCTGAAGCGTATGCTTCTCACGCAAACAAAACAACGggcgcgcacgcatgcacgcacgcacgcacgcacgcacgcagaagAGAAATAAACGAAGCTGTACAGAGAACATTTCCAATGAACGAGAGCGCTGCGAATGTCTTCCAGCGCGCCAGTTCAAACGCGTCCGGcctt
Protein-coding sequences here:
- the LOC142578859 gene encoding uncharacterized protein LOC142578859 isoform X1, with protein sequence MQHWNSYGLVTPSTCYAYSGGVVHLPLRRTGRLRSPMDGASGSNWMDIGDHEAGGPFSSAAVTASVSGSSLSTSSTPSPYLYHGGRVLYTTSTLTPEAARSQYYAAYDPMTGLRIAATLGAIITLFTLFLIYKSKCRPAKPTEPQEGV
- the LOC142578859 gene encoding uncharacterized protein LOC142578859 isoform X2, with product MCQLVDDRGLGGDQKPKPTRLRSPMDGASGSNWMDIGDHEAGGPFSSAAVTASVSGSSLSTSSTPSPYLYHGGRVLYTTSTLTPEAARSQYYAAYDPMTGLRIAATLGAIITLFTLFLIYKSKCRPAKPTEPQEGV